Proteins from one Planctomyces sp. SH-PL62 genomic window:
- a CDS encoding carboxymuconolactone decarboxylase family protein → MEARLDYAKLAPEPIRGLYAIGGHLAACGLESSLLELVKTRASQINGCAFCLDMHTQDARAHGETEQRLYALSAWRETPFYTDRERAALAWTEAVTRVSEGVSDEVYEETRRHFNEKELADLTWAVVLINSWNRLAISFRVPPGTYKPSRKAAMQAHASGD, encoded by the coding sequence ATGGAAGCCCGCCTGGACTATGCCAAGCTCGCCCCCGAGCCGATCAGGGGCCTCTACGCCATCGGCGGCCATCTCGCGGCCTGCGGCCTGGAGTCGTCGTTGCTGGAGTTGGTGAAGACCCGCGCCTCGCAGATCAACGGCTGCGCCTTCTGCCTGGACATGCACACCCAGGACGCCCGGGCCCACGGCGAGACCGAGCAGCGGCTCTACGCCCTGAGCGCCTGGCGCGAGACCCCGTTCTACACCGACCGCGAGCGCGCCGCGCTGGCCTGGACCGAGGCCGTGACCCGCGTCTCCGAAGGGGTTTCCGACGAGGTCTATGAGGAGACCCGTCGTCATTTCAACGAGAAGGAACTGGCCGACCTCACCTGGGCCGTGGTCCTCATCAACTCCTGGAACCGCCTGGCCATCTCCTTCCGCGTCCCGCCGGGGACCTACAAGCCGAGCCGGAAGGCGGCGATGCAGGCCCACGCCTCGGGCGACTGA
- a CDS encoding metallophosphoesterase, with product MRIGILSDTHDQVARTRSAVATLLTAGAEALIHCGDLTTPEVALECVGAPAFLVFGNCDYDVDALRRAIRQAGATCLEWGGLIELGGRRIAVTHGDSRQEVQRLTAEAPDYFFSGHTHVRRDERQGPTRFINPGALYRAQTFTVGLLDLDADVYESLTIPR from the coding sequence ATGCGTATCGGCATCCTTTCGGACACCCATGATCAGGTCGCGCGGACGAGGTCGGCGGTCGCCACCCTCCTCACCGCCGGGGCCGAGGCCTTGATCCATTGCGGCGACCTGACCACGCCGGAGGTGGCCCTCGAATGCGTCGGCGCCCCGGCGTTCCTGGTCTTCGGCAACTGCGACTACGACGTCGACGCCCTGCGCCGGGCCATCCGTCAGGCCGGCGCGACCTGCCTGGAGTGGGGGGGGCTGATCGAGCTGGGAGGCCGCCGGATCGCCGTCACCCACGGCGACTCGCGGCAGGAGGTCCAGCGTCTGACCGCCGAGGCCCCCGACTACTTCTTCTCCGGCCACACCCACGTCCGTCGCGACGAGCGGCAAGGCCCCACCCGATTCATCAACCCCGGCGCCCTCTACCGCGCCCAGACCTTCACCGTCGGCCTCCTCGACCTCGACGCCGACGTCTACGAATCGCTGACGATCCCGCGCTGA
- a CDS encoding Hsp20/alpha crystallin family protein — translation MATQHGIMEKPKTETSSATKPAPQAATPVTRRPDASAPAGWEPIRRMREELDRLFEQTFGGWPVLFEAPTANDRWGLELLEKDDALIVRAEAPGFETDDFDVQVKHDHLMLRAFHKTEPKMEGDVREWSRRELYRSVPLPSGIDASRVEADYHNGVLTVTLPKPAECQPKRITVKG, via the coding sequence ATGGCTACGCAACACGGAATCATGGAGAAGCCGAAGACCGAGACCAGTTCGGCGACCAAGCCCGCCCCCCAGGCCGCCACGCCCGTGACCAGGCGTCCGGACGCGTCCGCCCCCGCGGGGTGGGAACCGATCCGCCGGATGCGCGAGGAGCTCGACCGGCTCTTCGAGCAGACCTTCGGCGGCTGGCCCGTCCTGTTCGAGGCCCCGACGGCGAATGATCGCTGGGGGCTCGAACTCCTGGAAAAAGACGACGCCCTGATCGTCCGCGCCGAGGCCCCCGGCTTCGAGACCGACGACTTCGACGTCCAGGTCAAGCACGACCATCTCATGCTCCGGGCCTTCCACAAGACCGAGCCCAAGATGGAAGGGGACGTCCGAGAATGGAGCCGACGCGAACTCTACCGGTCGGTGCCGCTCCCCTCGGGGATCGACGCCTCCCGCGTCGAGGCCGACTACCACAACGGCGTCCTGACCGTCACCCTCCCCAAGCCGGCCGAGTGCCAGCCCAAGCGGATCACCGTCAAGGGCTGA
- a CDS encoding L-lactate permease produces the protein MLGTLRRMRTAALAILCMLALGYVTRYSGMDAVLGLAFTRAGRELYPVFGTLLGWLGTALTGSITSSNVLFGNLQRITATHLDLSPILMGAANSSGGAMGKMIAAASIVVAAAATGEVGREGVVLRAAFRHSLAMVACVAAVVWLVARFAPALAAVPAG, from the coding sequence ATGCTGGGGACGCTGCGACGGATGCGGACGGCGGCGCTCGCCATCCTTTGCATGCTGGCCCTGGGGTACGTCACGCGGTACTCGGGGATGGACGCCGTGCTGGGCCTGGCGTTCACTCGCGCGGGACGCGAACTCTACCCGGTGTTCGGGACGCTGCTGGGCTGGTTGGGGACGGCGCTGACGGGTTCGATCACGTCTAGCAACGTCCTGTTCGGCAACCTCCAGCGGATCACGGCGACGCATCTCGATCTGTCGCCGATCTTGATGGGGGCCGCGAATTCGTCGGGCGGGGCGATGGGGAAGATGATCGCGGCGGCGTCGATCGTGGTGGCCGCGGCCGCGACGGGAGAGGTGGGTCGCGAGGGCGTGGTCCTGCGAGCCGCGTTCCGGCACAGCCTGGCGATGGTCGCCTGCGTGGCGGCCGTGGTCTGGCTGGTCGCTCGGTTCGCCCCCGCCCTCGCGGCCGTCCCGGCGGGATGA
- a CDS encoding HPF/RaiA family ribosome-associated protein, translated as MLIEISTRHGELTPAQRQRLQEKAEKLTRFGRLMSIEIATSQEKAIWNVEFQVSAEHKNDFVATESGPTLEAAADQCLHKIETQLRRFKEKSQNHKGDVPQGGDPSRSVGEID; from the coding sequence GTGCTAATCGAGATCTCGACGCGACACGGCGAGCTGACCCCGGCCCAGCGGCAACGCCTGCAAGAAAAAGCGGAAAAGTTGACCAGATTCGGCCGACTCATGTCGATCGAGATCGCGACCTCGCAAGAGAAAGCGATCTGGAACGTGGAGTTTCAGGTCTCCGCCGAACATAAGAACGACTTCGTGGCCACCGAAAGCGGCCCGACGCTCGAAGCGGCGGCGGACCAGTGCCTGCACAAGATCGAGACCCAGCTTCGGCGATTCAAAGAGAAGTCGCAGAACCACAAGGGCGACGTCCCTCAGGGCGGGGATCCCTCGCGATCGGTCGGCGAGATCGACTGA
- a CDS encoding PTS sugar transporter subunit IIA — MKLLDFVVRDSIIVDLKATTKEEAIREMVAGLNTAGQLPDGEVESVIRAILNREELGSTGIGMGVAVPHTRHQTLQRLIGTVALSPQGVDFAALDDEPVDIFFLLVSPHNQPGDHLRALENISRHLKDERFVSFLRQSKSPQDVVEVLEEADGAAV, encoded by the coding sequence ATGAAGTTATTGGATTTCGTGGTCCGGGACAGCATCATCGTGGACCTGAAGGCCACGACGAAGGAAGAAGCGATCCGGGAGATGGTCGCCGGCCTGAATACGGCCGGGCAGCTCCCCGACGGCGAGGTGGAGAGCGTCATCCGCGCCATCCTGAACCGCGAGGAGCTGGGCTCCACCGGGATCGGCATGGGCGTGGCGGTCCCCCACACCCGGCATCAGACGCTCCAGCGGCTGATCGGCACCGTGGCCCTCTCGCCCCAAGGGGTCGATTTCGCGGCCCTGGACGACGAGCCGGTCGACATCTTCTTCCTGCTGGTGTCGCCCCACAACCAACCCGGCGACCACCTGCGGGCGCTCGAGAACATCTCCCGACACCTTAAGGACGAGCGCTTCGTGAGCTTCCTGCGGCAGTCGAAATCGCCGCAGGACGTGGTCGAGGTCCTGGAAGAGGCCGACGGGGCCGCCGTCTGA
- a CDS encoding HPr family phosphocarrier protein — protein sequence MIHETTVARRWIEILNSLGLHLRPADKFVKLALRYRSDVRVHYNGGCFNGKSILDLTSLAAECGTRMEVEARGPDAEEAVAALAALAEARFYEDDDGEPLGAPADAEPPR from the coding sequence ATGATCCACGAAACGACCGTCGCCCGCCGCTGGATCGAGATCCTCAACAGTCTAGGGCTCCACTTGCGGCCCGCCGACAAGTTCGTGAAGCTCGCGCTGAGGTATCGTTCGGACGTGCGCGTCCACTACAACGGCGGCTGCTTCAACGGCAAGAGCATCCTCGACCTCACCTCGCTGGCCGCCGAATGCGGCACGCGGATGGAAGTCGAGGCCCGCGGCCCCGACGCCGAGGAAGCCGTGGCCGCCCTGGCCGCCCTGGCGGAAGCCCGGTTCTACGAGGACGACGACGGCGAGCCCCTCGGCGCGCCGGCGGACGCGGAGCCGCCCCGATGA
- the ptsP gene encoding phosphoenolpyruvate--protein phosphotransferase yields the protein MSPGIAIGPVVVLDPQGMRLPPRKIAPEAVPGEVARLEQALAAAAAEGAQAEAEARQRLGPQYAEILAAHAAMIEDPQLRADARARIEQHRISAEHAVIEVLEGHADRLERLSDSHLAARAADVRDIEARIVGQLVGLRPGSFLDDLATPSVVLAHDLTPSDAAQLDPRRVLGFATESGGRASHTAIVAAALEIPAVAGMGAVLVHARSARQAVLDGEEGLVVLDPSPATLARYRAAAEARSARYRTFSEESSLPAVTLDGVEIALWGNIEFVEEATACRKWGAAGIGLYRTEFLYLRSAAAPTEEEQYEAYAEVVRSLQGRPVVIRTLDLGADKLAASVGGLGAESNPALGLRSLRFSLRRPELFRTQLRALLRASALGDLRILLPLVTTLDELRRARDLLGEVAAELRAEGRSLREGLLLGIMVEVPASALMADRFAKEVDFFSIGTNDLIQYTLAVDRTNETVAHLYNAADPAVLRLIAKVVEAAAARGIPCGVCGSMGGELLYTLFLLGLGVRELSMPPHQLPEVRRLIRGIRADHARAVAARALELDTAGEVLDLLKSALKPADAAEPEPTGSEDRDRPAIEATP from the coding sequence GTGAGCCCCGGGATCGCCATCGGGCCGGTGGTGGTGCTGGACCCCCAGGGGATGCGGCTCCCGCCGCGCAAGATCGCCCCCGAGGCCGTCCCCGGCGAGGTCGCGCGGCTCGAGCAGGCGCTCGCCGCCGCCGCCGCCGAGGGCGCGCAGGCCGAGGCCGAGGCCCGCCAGCGCCTGGGCCCGCAATACGCCGAGATCCTCGCCGCCCACGCGGCCATGATCGAGGACCCCCAGCTCCGGGCCGACGCCCGCGCCCGGATCGAGCAGCACCGGATCTCGGCCGAGCACGCCGTCATCGAGGTCCTCGAAGGCCACGCCGACCGGCTCGAACGCCTCAGCGACTCGCACCTCGCGGCGCGGGCCGCCGACGTCCGGGACATCGAGGCCCGGATCGTCGGCCAGCTCGTCGGCCTGAGGCCGGGCTCGTTCCTGGACGACCTGGCGACCCCCTCCGTGGTCCTGGCCCACGACCTGACGCCCAGCGACGCGGCCCAGCTCGACCCCCGCCGGGTCCTGGGATTCGCCACCGAGTCCGGGGGCCGGGCCAGCCACACCGCGATCGTCGCGGCGGCCCTGGAGATCCCCGCCGTCGCCGGGATGGGGGCCGTGCTCGTCCACGCCCGCTCGGCCCGCCAGGCGGTCCTCGACGGCGAGGAAGGGCTGGTCGTGCTCGACCCCTCCCCCGCCACGCTGGCCCGCTACCGCGCCGCGGCCGAGGCCCGGTCGGCCCGCTACCGCACCTTCTCGGAGGAGTCGAGCCTCCCGGCCGTGACCCTCGACGGCGTCGAGATCGCCCTCTGGGGGAACATCGAGTTCGTCGAGGAGGCGACCGCCTGCCGGAAGTGGGGCGCCGCCGGGATCGGCTTGTACCGCACCGAGTTCCTCTACCTGCGCTCCGCCGCCGCCCCCACCGAGGAGGAGCAGTACGAAGCCTACGCGGAGGTCGTCCGCTCGCTCCAGGGCCGGCCGGTCGTGATCCGGACCCTCGACCTGGGCGCCGACAAGCTGGCCGCCAGCGTCGGCGGCCTCGGGGCCGAGTCCAATCCCGCCCTGGGCCTGCGCAGCCTCCGCTTCTCGCTGCGGCGTCCGGAACTGTTCCGCACCCAGCTCCGGGCCCTGCTCCGCGCCTCGGCGCTGGGGGACCTGCGGATCCTCCTCCCCCTGGTCACCACGCTCGACGAGCTTCGCCGCGCCCGCGACCTGCTGGGCGAAGTCGCCGCCGAACTCCGCGCCGAGGGCCGGTCGCTCCGCGAGGGCCTGCTGCTGGGGATCATGGTGGAGGTGCCGGCGTCCGCCCTCATGGCCGACCGTTTCGCAAAGGAGGTGGACTTCTTCTCGATCGGGACCAACGACCTGATCCAGTACACCCTGGCCGTCGATCGCACCAACGAGACCGTCGCCCACCTCTACAACGCCGCCGACCCGGCGGTCCTCCGCCTGATCGCCAAGGTGGTCGAGGCCGCCGCCGCCAGGGGCATCCCCTGCGGGGTCTGCGGCTCGATGGGGGGCGAGTTGCTCTACACCCTCTTCCTCCTGGGGCTGGGGGTGCGCGAGCTGAGCATGCCGCCGCACCAGCTGCCGGAGGTCCGTCGCCTGATCCGCGGCATCCGAGCCGACCACGCGCGGGCCGTCGCCGCCCGCGCCCTCGAACTCGACACCGCCGGCGAGGTCCTCGACCTGCTGAAGTCCGCCCTGAAGCCGGCCGACGCGGCCGAGCCGGAACCGACCGGATCCGAGGACCGAGACCGACCCGCGATCGAAGCGACCCCCTGA
- a CDS encoding TIGR03936 family radical SAM-associated protein has translation MSQAVKVRLRFAKRGDLRLTSHHDLMRCFERLMRRAAIPVAATQGFSPRPKITFALAMGLGIAGLREVVDVELSEPIELDDLPARLASTSPPGLEWLEAEAMEPHSPPPRPAWVEYELPIPEDRREGLATALESLLESDSRIVTRRRPDRKRDVEFDLRPLLLDARLNDEGTFLARLKASPEGSARPEEVLECLGVRDLLDGGAFLTRTHVELAGRVEPSPTELT, from the coding sequence ATGAGCCAAGCCGTCAAGGTCCGCCTCCGATTCGCCAAGCGCGGCGACCTCCGCCTGACCAGCCACCACGACCTCATGCGCTGCTTCGAGCGGCTGATGCGGCGGGCGGCGATCCCGGTGGCCGCCACCCAGGGCTTCTCGCCCCGCCCCAAGATCACCTTCGCCCTGGCGATGGGCCTGGGGATCGCCGGGCTCCGCGAGGTCGTGGACGTCGAGCTGAGCGAACCGATCGAGCTCGACGACTTGCCGGCCCGCCTGGCCTCGACCTCGCCCCCGGGCCTCGAATGGCTGGAAGCCGAGGCGATGGAGCCCCACTCGCCCCCCCCTCGGCCCGCCTGGGTCGAGTATGAACTGCCGATCCCCGAAGATCGCCGGGAAGGCCTGGCGACCGCCCTCGAATCCCTGCTGGAGAGCGACAGCCGCATCGTGACCCGGCGTCGACCGGACCGGAAGCGCGACGTCGAATTCGACCTCCGACCGCTCCTGCTCGACGCCCGCCTGAACGACGAAGGGACCTTTCTCGCCCGTTTGAAGGCCTCGCCCGAAGGCTCGGCGCGCCCCGAGGAAGTCCTCGAATGCCTCGGCGTCCGCGACCTCCTCGACGGCGGCGCCTTCCTGACGCGCACCCACGTGGAACTGGCCGGCCGAGTCGAGCCGAGCCCGACCGAGCTCACCTGA
- a CDS encoding ribonuclease E/G: MEDVEATESRWDRTRREEPEPFDPDLPPSRTARRREPAPTPPPPPAGREREREAGSDFGFPRDERGRPRSLFGEPEAPAPREFGGDVEPEGETESDASPSARREREPRRGRGRGRTRPAQPVDEEAAEPSEFEAAAPVEEFPDVDSEEPPRRRGGRAAIRSRGGDRPEPDRPREITHVTPPTPAEPPRRAARQAVEPEIPSYRPAAERAPEPERERERDRPSRPAAAERPAAAERPAAAETEAERSRHRAHDRAGEPGYVPRRERLRATDFDFGDRPGPGERAYEPVEDDDLRGFGAGVDDDLIDVDSDVEGEADSEGEAAAGRPEGRDRRRRRRRGRRRDRERPESLEASATGESDLEADDLAEGDLDEIVSFREPAPAYGRGRGVPDHLEDEDVEDLDDLIGDADDLHDHDHDEPVRAAVEEEIDPELEQEIRKEIEEIEELEREMGLRGPIEARPRRGDKAEGGRSPRGRGQVKPPIQEIFRRGDEVLVQVIKESIGTKGPTLSTYISIPGRYLVLMPGLNRVGVSRKIVDEGQRRKLREIMHELNPPKGLGFIVRTAGLERTKRELARDLAYLLRLWKVILRRIKKAKSPAPIYQESDMITRTIRDVFTSEIDTIWIDEPAAFERAQEFLRVVMPRFANRVKLYDEKIPLFHKYGIEDEIAKIQRRHVPLPEGGSIVIDQTEALVAIDVNSGNFRVEDDAERTAYEMNLRAAKEIARQLRLRDLGGVIVNDFIDMREERHRRGVERALREAIKRDRARTKVLRMSAFGLIEMTRQRIRPSLKRSVYEDCPNCGGAGVVKSAESMAIDVMRIIALASHREDVRRIQVTVAPAVATYLNNRKRKVIARIEAETGLCVSIHFKEGVGAEHLHIECHDANSGEIRLFPAPAHGHHHRRGH; the protein is encoded by the coding sequence GTGGAGGACGTCGAGGCGACCGAGTCCCGCTGGGATCGGACCCGCCGCGAGGAACCCGAACCGTTCGACCCCGACCTCCCCCCCAGCCGCACCGCCCGCCGCCGCGAGCCGGCCCCGACGCCGCCCCCGCCCCCGGCGGGACGCGAACGCGAGCGCGAGGCCGGGTCCGACTTCGGCTTCCCTCGCGACGAGCGAGGCCGCCCCCGCTCCCTCTTCGGCGAGCCCGAGGCCCCGGCGCCCCGAGAGTTCGGCGGCGACGTCGAGCCCGAAGGCGAGACCGAGTCCGACGCCTCCCCGTCCGCCCGCCGCGAGCGCGAGCCGCGTCGAGGCCGCGGCCGGGGACGCACGCGTCCGGCCCAGCCCGTGGACGAAGAGGCCGCCGAGCCCTCCGAGTTCGAGGCCGCGGCCCCGGTCGAGGAGTTCCCGGACGTCGACTCCGAGGAGCCCCCGCGCCGTCGCGGCGGCCGCGCCGCCATCCGCTCCCGGGGCGGCGACCGGCCCGAGCCCGACCGCCCTCGCGAGATCACGCACGTCACGCCTCCCACCCCCGCCGAGCCCCCGCGCAGGGCGGCCCGGCAGGCCGTCGAACCCGAAATCCCCTCCTACCGCCCCGCCGCCGAGCGCGCCCCCGAGCCCGAGCGGGAACGCGAGCGGGATCGTCCCAGTCGTCCCGCCGCCGCCGAACGTCCCGCCGCGGCCGAACGTCCCGCCGCCGCCGAGACCGAAGCGGAGCGAAGCCGACACCGGGCCCACGACCGCGCCGGCGAGCCCGGCTACGTCCCCCGTCGCGAGCGGCTGCGGGCGACCGACTTCGACTTCGGCGACCGTCCGGGCCCCGGCGAGCGCGCCTATGAGCCCGTCGAGGACGACGACCTTCGCGGCTTCGGCGCGGGGGTCGACGACGATCTCATCGACGTCGACTCGGACGTCGAAGGTGAGGCGGACTCCGAGGGCGAGGCCGCCGCGGGCCGTCCCGAAGGTCGCGACCGCCGCCGCCGCCGCCGCCGGGGACGCCGCCGCGACCGCGAGCGGCCGGAATCCCTGGAAGCCTCGGCGACGGGCGAGTCGGATCTGGAAGCCGACGACCTCGCCGAAGGGGACCTCGACGAGATCGTCTCGTTCCGCGAGCCCGCCCCGGCCTACGGCCGCGGCCGAGGCGTCCCCGACCACCTCGAGGACGAGGACGTCGAGGATCTCGACGACCTGATCGGCGACGCCGACGACCTCCACGATCACGACCACGACGAGCCCGTCCGGGCCGCCGTCGAGGAAGAGATCGACCCCGAGCTCGAGCAGGAGATCCGCAAGGAGATCGAGGAGATCGAGGAGCTGGAGCGCGAGATGGGCCTCCGCGGGCCGATCGAGGCCCGCCCCCGCCGCGGCGACAAGGCCGAGGGCGGCCGCTCCCCCCGCGGTCGCGGCCAGGTCAAGCCGCCGATCCAGGAGATCTTCCGCCGCGGCGACGAGGTCCTGGTCCAGGTCATCAAGGAGAGCATCGGCACCAAGGGGCCGACCCTCTCCACCTACATCAGCATCCCCGGCCGCTACCTGGTGCTGATGCCCGGCCTCAACCGCGTCGGCGTCTCCCGCAAGATCGTCGACGAGGGCCAGCGCCGCAAGCTCCGCGAGATCATGCACGAGCTGAACCCGCCCAAGGGGCTCGGCTTCATCGTCCGCACCGCCGGCCTGGAGCGCACCAAGCGCGAGCTGGCCCGCGACCTGGCCTACCTGCTGCGGCTCTGGAAGGTCATCCTCCGCCGCATCAAGAAGGCCAAGAGCCCGGCGCCGATCTACCAGGAATCGGACATGATCACCCGGACCATCCGGGACGTGTTCACCTCCGAGATCGACACCATCTGGATCGACGAGCCGGCCGCCTTCGAGCGCGCCCAGGAGTTCCTCCGCGTGGTCATGCCCCGGTTCGCCAACCGGGTCAAGCTCTACGACGAGAAGATCCCCCTGTTCCACAAGTACGGCATCGAGGACGAGATCGCCAAGATCCAGCGCCGGCACGTGCCGCTGCCGGAAGGGGGCTCGATCGTCATCGACCAGACCGAGGCCCTCGTGGCGATCGACGTCAACTCGGGCAACTTCCGGGTCGAGGACGACGCCGAGCGCACGGCCTACGAGATGAACCTGCGGGCCGCCAAGGAGATCGCCCGCCAGCTCCGGCTCCGCGACCTCGGCGGCGTCATCGTCAACGACTTCATCGACATGCGCGAGGAGCGGCACCGCCGGGGCGTCGAGCGCGCCCTCCGCGAGGCCATCAAGCGCGACCGGGCCCGCACCAAGGTCCTCCGCATGAGCGCCTTCGGCCTCATCGAGATGACCCGCCAGCGGATCCGGCCCAGCCTCAAGCGGTCGGTCTACGAGGACTGCCCGAACTGCGGCGGCGCCGGCGTCGTCAAGTCGGCCGAGAGCATGGCCATCGACGTCATGCGGATCATCGCCCTGGCCTCGCATCGCGAGGACGTGCGGCGGATCCAGGTCACCGTGGCCCCGGCCGTGGCGACCTATCTCAACAACCGCAAGCGGAAGGTGATCGCCCGCATCGAAGCCGAGACCGGCCTGTGCGTCTCGATCCACTTCAAGGAAGGCGTCGGCGCCGAGCACCTCCACATCGAGTGCCACGACGCCAACAGCGGCGAGATCCGGCTCTTCCCGGCCCCCGCCCACGGCCATCACCACCGCCGCGGCCACTGA